CAAGCTCAAACACTGTTCCAACATCACAAGTAAATGTAAATGAAGGGATCCTGTGAGAAAACATGAGGAGATTGTGAATTTGGACTTGTAATAATTGTTCTCTCTCACTCCTTAGACACCTTCTGAAAACACTTTTATATCCATCTACATTTACCAATTTTGTCACTGTGCAACCCAAGCCTTTTAAATAACTGGTAATGATTTCTACAACATAAAAGGGACTTTTCTTCCGCATCACAGGGTCACTGCACCATCCAATGTCCCAATCACTGTAGATTGCCCATACCTCTCCTTGCTGGGGATAAACTTTAAGATGATGATTCCAGTTGTCAGAAGATATCTGATGACAGAACATAGTTGGACAAGTTGCCGATATTTGACATTCTTCTGCAACGAAAATTCCACAAACAAATGGCAAGCTTGCACTAAGCCACCTGTTCTCTTCATGGGATTGTGGGGATGGTTTGAACCATGAAACATATAGCTGCTCTTTGTCAGCTAAAATCTTGTTTATCCGTGCATATCTGCGAGGGAACTTCTCCCAGTCATATGCTGCCCAAATCTGACCAGCAGCGAAATTCAATATCCCCCTATCATTCTCAAAATTATGAATGTCATACTGTGTACTAGAGCAAAGCTGGTCTTCTCTGGAATCCAGCGGATCAGACAATCTGCGAAAATCTTCGTCGGGTGATGACACGCAATGCACATCGTTTTCACATACACTCTTTTGCTTCTTGTCAACATGGTTCTCATCAGGTAACTGAaaaccatcatcatcatcatcatcgccaACTAGAAAGCACGGGTCAGTCCTCTTAGTTCTAGAAGAGCTAGCTGCATTTGAACAATTGACTGCATCCAAACACGATCTGTCAGTGTATTGACCATATGGAGGCACATTATTTGCGACGCCAGCCACCGCATCATCCTCAGCATCAAGGTTGCTCAATTTACCCAGCTTTGGATTCGGATCATCAGGAGTTGATCCATCAGTACCACAAACCCCTTTTGTCTGTAAGATATCGTCGCACCACAGCTCAGCATGTGCCACCATGGAATCATACCGCGCCCTCTCCGCCGGATCCGACAGCACATCGTACGCGTCATTGACGAGGCGGAGGGCAGCCTCGGCGCCGGGGAGGTCGTCCCTGACCGGCTCCACCTGGCGCACGATGCTCCTGTACCGCGCGTCGATCCTGGCAGCGTCGTCGCGGGGGAGCACCTGGAGGACCCTGTACCAGTCCACGCCGCGGCCGGGGAAGGGGCGGCCGCgcgtctcggcggcggcgcagaggaCCTCGAGCACGGAGAGCATCTCGAAGGCGCCGTCGAGCCTCGGGTTGGTCTGGAGCGTCTCGAGCAGCAGcgtcctcgcgccgccgtAGTCCTCCCGGCGCATCCTCGCCGCGATCGCCTCCcgctgcgccgcctccgcgccgtcgtccccgTCCATCCCCCTGCGCCCAAACCAACCGCCCGCTCAGAACCCTTCGCCGTGATTCCGCCGCATTTCAGCCCCATGCTtcgcatggatggatggattgagTTCGTCGGAAATTGAGAACTTGCTCTTACCCAACCGCGATCCACGAGGGATCCAAAGCGGCGGCTCGATTCCTCggaaaccctaaaccctagcgCCGATTTGGGGATCGCGACGCGGCGATCAATCTCGCCTCGTGGCCTCGTGGACGCTGCGCGAACTGGGTGGCTCTACCGACGAGGCGACGAACACTTCGTGGGCCGACGCGTCACTTGCTTCAGCTTCATGGGCCAACAGAAACAAGATGCTTGTTTCTGGGCCTAGGAATGTCAATGGGCCGTGCACTTGCTGGGCCTGGTCGTGGCCGCAAAagcttgaaattttttattattaattttctttttaaaacatttacattaatatatttttgtttcaaaaaattaaaaactaaccTTCTCGCCCTAGCGCTAGGCACAAAATTTTGCAAGCAAACCCTAACTACCGTTAAAAAGCCAAGGACGGCGAGGGAGTCGCCTACAAAATTCCACACCGCTCCTGAAAATCGTCTCATGTGCATCTGTCACTTCATTTATCGTGTATAACCAAATGACGTTTTATATGGACGTGAGGAggttagttttttaattctttaaaataaaaatatatttgtgtaaatatttttaagtataaaattaataatcgCAGCTCCGAACGCTCTCGGGGAGACAGGAGGTGGGCCCAGGTCCTGGCACGTGGGAGGGAGGCGGGCCCACGTGTCGGGGAGACGACGCGTGGCCCGAAACGGCAAACACAAGCGGCGGGAAAAGGGGTGTCATCAAAGTACGGGCCCCTGTTTGGTTGTGGTAATTACTCCTCTcgcctcctcttctctccccactgattttctcttcttttttttttctgcagcCCCTACAAAAGAAAGGCGAAAGGcgcgaaaagaaaagggaaaaaattcaaaagctTCGTCTTTCGAATTCATATCAATCTGTAGCGAGCAGTAGTAATACTCCAATTTTATGCTGCCGTCTGCATGAGCACCGAATGTTATTCTACCAAAATCTTGTCAAATTTCTAAAGGAAATTTCTAAAGGAATTCATATCAATCTTGTCATTTGCTCCTTTCAAACACAGGGCCGAGTAAACACACACGATTTTGCCGTAAATAGATGACAAAGAAATGACCATTTTGTTATATCGCAAAAATTTGATGAGATATATAGAGCCAAATGAAACTTTTTATGGTGTTAGACGTCTTATTAAATTTCCCTTTAAAATTTGTACGAAATTAAACATGCCATACGATTCAGCGGTGTTATTCCTTACTTTTAAAATCCTTACCCTTTTTCACCCTTTTTCTTCGAATCAAGGTTCTAACAACCTCATCTTTGAGTAAAAATTTCGGATTTTAAGTAAAATGTTTGTTGTTTATTCAGAGGTGTTGAAACTAAATTTCATGgggtatttaattatttgctaCCCGTTATAGACTTATAGTATCCTATTTAACAATTTACCGCTCTTTGTGTTTAAatcacatataaattaaattaagtgtCTTCTAACATTAGCAAATTAGTAAATATTCAGAATTTCACCGAGTAAAATTAGCAGCAAGGTATCGAGAAAAAATGTTCAGTCACTGCTggtgcagcagctgcagctgcagcagtgTGGGCGTGGGGAGAGGAGATCGAGATGAAGTTCTCACTTTGAGGAGGGACAGAGTAAAAAAGAACGAGAAAGATTGGAAACGGTGTTGGCTGGCCACCGTACGTGCACGGCTATCAACGAGCAGAgagctcctcctcccttctctcctctccggtCACTCTCTGCTAAAGCCACCCGGCCGCTGCTGCACCACGCCGGaagcggaggtggtggtgggaggggTAAAAAAGGGGGAGGAATCCGAGCTGTGGGAGAGCAAGGAGAGGGAATGTCTGGTCCGGTCAGCGCGCTGGTGGAGAAAAGTCTCGCCTTTCGGATTCGATTTCGGCTCCActtcacctagccctccctcCCACACTAGCGAGACGAGGCAGAGCTTTGCTTCTTGTTCTGCCGCTCCGTTTCTTCTTCAGCTTGGTGCTCGAAGAGGAGAGAGGCTTCTCTCTCTAGGAAGCTAAGCTTGGTGGTGCTGTTCTTGGTgggaggcgaggagggcgTGAGGGTAGGCTCTCTCACGCCTGTTTGTGCGTGGAGGAGAAAGGAGGCgtttttgttgtttctgtCAGCGTTCTCGTCAGGTACAGCTATCTCTCTCGAGTTTGTTCATGCTGTATGTACTGTACTGCTCTTGAATCGggaagcctttttttttctttggctgTCTTGGGAAATTTCTGTGGGCAAAGtggaaaaaaacatgcaaaaaGATGATGTCTTGCTGAAGCTGCCGTGCTTTGCAGCTGCAGTTTCTTGTCAGTTTCCATGGAGGAAAGAGCATGAGCAAGAAGAAACCAGCAGAAGATGGCATCTCCAGCCAGCGGAGGAACTAGAGCTCACTCATTTGATCCTGTTACTTGAGCATTTTGATTGGTATCTTGCTCAAGGAGCAATTTTTTTGAGGTGCCAATCTGTTCTGTTTCCATGGAGGAAGGAGGTGGGATGATGGCGAGCAAGAACCCTACCAAAACCCTCGCCATCCTCCTGCTGGtgctcgtcttcttcctcctctcgctgtgctcgctcgccgcctcccAGCCGCTCCACTCGGAGCCCATGTCCACGGCCGAGTACtccccgccgccctcgcctcccccgccgcAATCCAAGATTCCCCACGCAcaagccggcggcgccgcccgcctccgccgcatcGTTCTCGGCGTCCTCTTCGGCTCCCTCACTGGCTTCCTCCTCGCGCTCGCCTTCCTCTACGCCATTCGCGTCGCCATCCTCCACGCCAAGTACGCTCCGGCAATCATCAAGGGCCCTGTCTCATTCACCCCACAGATTTCCCCCAAGAACCTCCAGTCCGCGCTCCCTTCCGCGCAGCCGCTGACCCATGGCCCCAACGGGAAGTACTACAAGCTGGTCCTTGACAACGatgtcaccgtcgccgtcaagCGGCTTGAAGCGGCCAGCCGCCCGGAGGCCTCGCCGTCAATGCCCAATGTTTCCAAGTCTGACATGAGGAGGGTGCAGAGGCAACTGGAGTTGCTTGCTCGGGTGAGGCACCAGAATGTCATGGCGTTGAAGGCGTATGTCCGGGAGGCTGACCGGCTCTCGCTGGCGTACGACTTCGTGCCCGGGGGCAGCCTTGAGGACATGATGAAGAGGGTGAGGTCGCAGCAGGTGAACCTCAATTGGGATGCAAGGAACAGGATTGCAATTGGAGTGGCCAAGGGATTGAGGTATTTGCATTTTGAATGCAACCCCAGGATACTACATTCCAACCTCAAGCCGTCGAATGTGATGCTAGATGAGGGTTTTGAACCGAGCTTGGCAGATTGCGGGGTTTCAAGGCTTATTGCATCAGGTTCAGCTGATCCAGAATTGGCCAACAGCCTTTATTCTGCCCCAGAGTGCTACCAAAGCAGCAGGTAATATCCATACATTCTCTCAGTTTCAGATCATATTCTTTAGTCTAGCAagcaagtttatttttctgaataaTCTCATTGGTTCTTAGTTTACTCTTGAGAATAAAACTGAATTATTTAGACCTGTATATCTAGTTCTATTGAGGGGAAATTTAAACCTAAATCTCGTAACCTTGGAATTGTCAGTTCACCTGTTTACAAGCTTCTACATTGCATTATCCCTGAGTACAAGTTAATAGTCATATCTTGATCTTTGTTTACAATATGCTCACTTCCCACGAAATAAACGTGAGAAAAATCTTTAGTGAATCTAAGTGTATTTTTGCAAAGATCAATATGGCCTGAGGATTTTTATGGTCCTTGGAAGGTATCTATGCGTCCTTGGGTTATTTAGCAATTCCTCCTATCATTTTAGGTATTGAGAGGTTTATGCAATTTAACACCTAACAGGTACCAATGCCTCCTGATATCTCTCAGGGACCGTCAAAAGCCTATGTgcagatatataaaaaaaacaatttgggTATTTCATATTTGTAGAAATGTCATGTATATGGATGTTTGCTTACTTGCATTGCTTACCTTAAATGAACATTGTAATgtttaaataaaatacgatTGACAATCAGCATGGAATGATATATCAGATTATTTGGTTCCATAATCGCAAACATTGAAACATTGATATTGCAAAACAACCATTTGAGACTCTGATTATAGCTCGCATTTTTTTTCGGCCTTTGGGTTTGTTTCCCCACTAGCCAGGATACAGTCCTTACCTTGTTAATGCATTTTTTCCTTaggatgattgtttggaataaaaaataatttattaataaaacttttatgtaagtgttcttagcgatctaaaagtcaaggctgaaaaataaactatgattaaaaaacctcaaatctacttcaaatttaagtttaaaaatttaaattttggcttataagcataagcagaagtggAATGATGGGGCTGATTTGCATCTCCATTTCATTCTGTTCACAAGTAAGCCATTAATTAATGAAAAGGTTCAAACAGAAGACATAAAGCATATAGATAAAGAACGGACCCATTGCTTAATGTAGGTATCCAACTTTTGCTTTTTGTAACACAGGAATCTTTGCTTTGCTAGAGAACCTGCATTTGTCCCTTTTGAAATGCCTTTGATCCTTATGCTTTTCATATATTCCTACGTGCGTGCATGTGGTATTTGGTCTGGCACCCCAATTTAAATTGATCTTTTTCATTCTGACCTCCCATATCCCCATCAGAGAATAAATACTTTCAGGATTGGCGTTCTGATTCTATATTCTTATTCTGCTCTCTTTCAGCCAAACCTAGATAGgcaattactatattttcaaaaGTTAATTTCTTAACAAATGCTTTTAACCAGACCTGACTTATTCAATGCCCAAGAAGGTCCTGGTTAGTGCTTTATTTTTGTCAAGGTGAATATTTTTACAGTAGaagtatttttgttgtttccaGATCCGGTATCTGTTCCTGTTAAAGTTTTTCCAATACTTATTTGGTTCAACCTATATATATCCTAAAGATGATTTAAGAGCTTAATATTCTGGTACATTACATAGAAGTTCTTCTTATTAGGTATTTATGCCCTCCTTTAAATTTAACATGCTTGATGGTGCAGATACACAGATAAGAGCGATGTCTACAGTTTTGGCATGATCCTTGGCGTGTTGCTAACTGGGAGAGACCCAGCAGATCAATTTTTCTCAGGAGAAACTGGGCGTGGTGGATTAGCTAGATGGCTACGGCACATGCAACAATCTGGTGACGCAAAGGACGCACTGGATAGTAGCATCTTAGGAGAGGAGGGTGAGGAAGATGAGATGGTCATGGCTGTTCGGGTTGCTATTATCTGTCTCTCAGATTTACCCGCTGATCGGCCATCCAGCGATGAACTAGTCGCCATGCTCATCCAGCTCCACAGCTTCTAATCTCCATCCAAAGCTTTTGTCGTCGTACTAATCTCTGCATGTTCTTCAATCATGGAACAGCTCTGAATCATGCTGAGGGGTCAAAACCCTGGATGCACAAACAGGTGTAGCTTTCAGTGTCTTCCCTTGGAGAGCCCATGCTAAATGTCCCACATGGTAGCTAACAATTTTCAGAAGGACAGTGTAGGAGGCTTGCTGGTAGGTCTTAGTTCAGTTTCTGTTGTGTGTTGCAGCTACATGCTGGTGGTTGAGCTCCCTCCCTGTGAGAATGTGATGCTTTGCCCATGCATGATTTGGAGGTAGGAAGATGTGAATATATGTCTTTGTAGAAAGAAAAGCTGTCTTTTTCTTGGATCTATTGCAGACTTGCAGATGATCATGATGTGCTTCTGCATTTGACCGATCCATCAATCTATCATGTACATCGGCTCCACCCCTTGCCCATGACTTGCTGAAGGAGTGTCGGGTCCAGCCATTTTGATGGCATTTTCTCTTCAGTTCACATGCTCACCCTTTGCAACACCATCAGCCTGCTGCCAATGTTTCATGCTCACAGATGTGCTCACCTTTGGTATTGGAAATTTCATACTCCACGAAACGAGTACATCTTGTATGCTAGCTCAGCATGTGTGTAACTTGTGTTGTTGAGCATGAGGAAACATATGTTCAGTGACAAGAATCCAATGTGAATCTGAACATTGGACATTTTTCCCACATTGCATGTTCATCTCTGACTGTACACTTTTGCTACGGCGTTACTGTGTATGCACTTTCCAAATTCCTGAAGtatggttttttataataaaaaaaacttcttcatctgcaaaaactttttaaaattaattcttttcaagtttttaatattttaattcattAGACATAACCTTAGTTTTATCCCTAGTCCATCAGAAATTTAACGCATCCTCGGCACTCAGTGTTGCAATGTAGTAGTGCCATGTACACCTCCATTTGATTTACGTCACCatctttgttttcctttttataagcataataaaaaaaggctTATTAACGATATATTgacaaatcttttatataattattcgTAGTGATCCAAAAGCAAATGTTAGGAGTTAAACTATAATgagaaaatcttaaaatcaactctaaatttatattcaaaaaattaaattataggtTATAATCAAAAacataagctaaaatataagGGTTTAGATTATAGGACATATTATTACCGTGAATTATCTACTTGATTAGATAGTTTTGAGAAATAGATTTCATAATTATTTCGAAACAAGTGGACTAAACAACACAATAGAGTAGAAATTGTTTTtacgaaaatatatattttttaacttgtgAAAATATGATGAACAAGAACAAGCTGGGCCTTACTGCAAGCAGTGGGGGAGAGAAGTGTTAGAGTGTGATCTGTTAGGCTAAGATtaacagaaaataaagaatatgttaattataaatttagtactaaacGTTTTGTT
This is a stretch of genomic DNA from Oryza brachyantha chromosome 1, ObraRS2, whole genome shotgun sequence. It encodes these proteins:
- the LOC102713964 gene encoding uncharacterized protein LOC102713964, with translation MDGDDGAEAAQREAIAARMRREDYGGARTLLLETLQTNPRLDGAFEMLSVLEVLCAAAETRGRPFPGRGVDWYRVLQVLPRDDAARIDARYRSIVRQVEPVRDDLPGAEAALRLVNDAYDVLSDPAERARYDSMVAHAELWCDDILQTKGVCGTDGSTPDDPNPKLGKLSNLDAEDDAVAGVANNVPPYGQYTDRSCLDAVNCSNAASSSRTKRTDPCFLVGDDDDDDGFQLPDENHVDKKQKSVCENDVHCVSSPDEDFRRLSDPLDSREDQLCSSTQYDIHNFENDRGILNFAAGQIWAAYDWEKFPRRYARINKILADKEQLYVSWFKPSPQSHEENRWLSASLPFVCGIFVAEECQISATCPTMFCHQISSDNWNHHLKVYPQQGEVWAIYSDWDIGWCSDPVMRKKSPFYVVEIITSYLKGLGCTVTKLVNVDGYKSVFRRCLRSEREQLLQVQIHNLLMFSHRIPSFTFTCDVGTVFELEHSAVPQNLQHENTSASVAPLSPLQGLHDVSNGFHEAAVTHLPEPSTSKIDLGKPQQGMTNYNNKLSPEHFVEGQIWAVYDGWDRMPRSYVRVIRAVSHTAVFVLKLEPHPMLNEDIRWVEDGLPVACGVFRTGTETTYKEMSEFSHLVECDWSAKRSFYRIFPKKGEIWAMYKNWKITFSSTDIDKYEPCMVEILSDYSDETGVNVCRLCRVKGFLSFFQRVIVEDFHLTRLISRSEMLSFSHRVPAFVVIEIKDRDIPKGSWHLEPNALPLRNIV
- the LOC102714241 gene encoding inactive leucine-rich repeat receptor-like protein kinase CORYNE, coding for MEEGGGMMASKNPTKTLAILLLVLVFFLLSLCSLAASQPLHSEPMSTAEYSPPPSPPPPQSKIPHAQAGGAARLRRIVLGVLFGSLTGFLLALAFLYAIRVAILHAKYAPAIIKGPVSFTPQISPKNLQSALPSAQPLTHGPNGKYYKLVLDNDVTVAVKRLEAASRPEASPSMPNVSKSDMRRVQRQLELLARVRHQNVMALKAYVREADRLSLAYDFVPGGSLEDMMKRVRSQQVNLNWDARNRIAIGVAKGLRYLHFECNPRILHSNLKPSNVMLDEGFEPSLADCGVSRLIASGSADPELANSLYSAPECYQSSRYTDKSDVYSFGMILGVLLTGRDPADQFFSGETGRGGLARWLRHMQQSGDAKDALDSSILGEEGEEDEMVMAVRVAIICLSDLPADRPSSDELVAMLIQLHSF